Part of the Henckelia pumila isolate YLH828 chromosome 2, ASM3356847v2, whole genome shotgun sequence genome is shown below.
actcaaaccgacggcataacggctataactgaacaaccggcaaatgcagacagcagttcaatactgataacaactcaattcaatgctaatacaacaacaacaagacaaacccaacaaatctcaaaaccatgattttcgaaatggcttccaaaaatcataataaatccgaacgtcgctctaattcaaaaccgacagataataaacgatcagaactctgtagagaacaacatactcgaatctcaaacgattctaacaacatccaaaaactagaatgtatcggatcgaagaagaacttacgatataacagagctctcactgcagtgctcactaatctgccttccgaaataaattccaacggccggatcgagctcggactgaaatcagaaagcttggaagaagttggaggcgtcttcaatggtggagctcGGTTGTGTGGAGGAGGAGAAGTGATTTAATTacaaatctaagtgtagataatatattaaactccaaatttgcactttagtccctgaaatttccaaaatttgcaaaaaagaccctgatcaaaatcaaaccggctcgagaactctgtaatctctgattaactcaaataaattcaattaagataaaaacggggcgttacatacTCCCTGTGgtatcgatatctgattttatcactatattaaaacttgacactcgtatgctTGCGAGAAATTTTCACAACAGACACCGAGCATTAGGACTTGGCTCTATCATTATCATCATCCTCCTTCTCCCCATGCATTTTTTTTGGAGGAGGCTTAGCGCCTAGGTGCTGGAGCTTCGAATTTTTCTCCTACAAAAATCTAAATCATAATCAATGTCTAGTCTCCCCATGCACAActaaagaaaatgaaaaaaaaactacgaaaataaaattaaaacaaaagaaaaataaatcaaataaaagataCTAGCTTGGATTGTCTcacaagaagcgcttagtttaaaTTTGTCAGCCTGACAATACGCTGATTTTAGCCCATTACCGCCACTTGGTTGGAGGTTTTTTTCTTATCTTTCACCCATCAAACATACAAATAAGAGGTCCGAGAGCCTTATTTGTGCACCTTTCGAACTTCTTTCCTCTCCCTTCTAGTTTACTTTTAGGGGCTTTTAGCCGTTCTTCTCAATGGCCAGGAGACGACGGAGCGCTGCCGggttgtagcggagttgtgcccaagtttttgagctatctccATCAGTGGGCCGACGACGGATGCATGTATTATACTAGACTCATTTTAGCTTAAGTAAGTATTTATTattctagttaaggcttttggtGAGCTATAAGTGATGTAGTGATTAtatgcttataggcttggacttgagTATCCAGATGGCTAGGTTGATTGAGTTGCATGATTTGAGATacagacgtactatccgagataccctggttgagtatgcatgttctatgtttgcatgttttatgtgtcaTTGGttatatgtgcatttattatgtcacggatattatgctgcatacattggCACGTTGAGCCTGTTTTCTTTTGATACTAACTGTATAGGGGTCGCTCAACGCCATGATATTTTGTGGATGGATACCATTGTTTTGGATCCGGTTATGTCCACGGTTTATGGTAAGATAGCCACCTCCTGATTCGACTGCCCAACATGATACATACCATGGCGCATTTGACTGAGAAGTGTTCTATCTATGATAGGTTCCCGATACCCATTTATAtgcatttgtatttgcattCATAACATGTTTATACTCATACCTCCGTGCTGAGAATTATTTTCTCATGTCTGTATGTCttattggacaccccattcgacgaggcAGTTGCAGATTTTCCAGTATAGTAACTcaattccattttacaagattaaatggttaaacatttttagaattaataaaacatgattaagggatttttattATATCAAACGGACCAAGAAATCAAATTCAGAATGTCAAAAAATGGTTAATGAGTACATTTTGGGTTAGGGTAGTTCGGAAGGTGCGAACTACGTAGCCTAGAGGGTTCGGTTCCAAAGAGATCGGAACAAGTGAATTAGTTGGGAAGCTACGTGACGATCGAAACATTCGAagagagatcggagcttccgatcgtggtgCCTTGGAACGTGGCATCGATGTTAAGACACATAGCTGCATGCAggtgattggagcttccgaagtgtagattggagcttccgatcttggccgTTCCGAACGTGGCGtgcatgcagagatcggagCTTTGATGAggagtttggagcttccgatctctgcctataaataaggggttcGAGTCTCACATTTGACTTGTCAATTCACAAGTTCTTCTCTCGTCTCTTAGACCTTTTTAGGAGTCTTCTATCCATATAGGCATGGTCCAGGCCTTGGCGAGGCGTCTCCAGGATCGTGGCGGAGTAGTTCCCATGTTTTGGGGAAATCGacatcaacgggctgacgacggacagaGGTGTTCTTGAGATCGTATAAATATTAGGGAGTATGCAGGGCTTTTTGAGCAAGAATATAATGCATggatattttgcattgtagtactgatggtaggcttggaacctagatggatgcttctaggactgccttagtaagatacgaaagtactgttcgagatatcctgaccgagtatgcatgtattatgtgttgcattgattatatgatatgattttatttgtatatattatgtcacgttattatgcttcatgcatgatcatcttgagATTGTACCCTTGTAATATCATGTAGTAGGTTTCTTACCCTatctgttagtggatggttgggcACGTGGACTCCTGTCAGATCACTGTTATTCCACTGTCGGGTATGTGAGCGACCTCCTGGTGCGATGGcgcagagtgctacatacctagGGCCCAAGTCTGTTTTGACAAGggattcttgacctcgagtattggtaacccgtacacttgcattcatgctcatATAGTATTTGTAAAcccatactctcgtgctgagcttTAGCGCTCATGTCTTGTTATTTTctgttgtctggacaccccattcgatgagACAGTTTCAGGTAGTTTTTCCGGAGATTTGGAGATTATAtggtgaccaaggcaggattTCAGGGTTATCCACTAGATTTTTTCTTACTTGCATTAAGTTAATTCGATTGTGTTGTATAAATTTAGATTTAtttatcggttgtattctgtcgggttCTGGATTTTGTATTATTTTCCGCAGTTGCTCTGATTATAATTATctattgtttaattgcatgcctaagtttctgattTGTAGATGATCACGGTGTGGGTCACTACACCCAGGTTCGGGGACCAGTGTGTAGTTGGCAACCGAAGGGTTGGAAACTCAGTTGATGCTAGCAGTATTAGTTGGGCTTGACCATTTGTATTGGattttcgattgggttgtattattattattttgggtTTCAGTTACTTACCGGTTGTATTATGTTGGGTTAGTATTTGATTTACGTTTCCAcagtttttctttgattttgttatttaagttttaattgcatgcttaagaatTGGTTACTTTGTGATTCCGGGACCGGTCACTATATGGCACATTTGTTTTGAAGCTCTGACATTTAAAGCGAGAAGTTTtgcatatgtttatttatgttttgttggcacattattttatgcatgaccTTTAAGAGTCAATATTAAAAGAGAAGTTTAGATTTAGTATTTTCATTGATGGCTTCTTGACGATggattttaatgattttaagttcTTAAGCTCTTATGTTGTTTtcattatgatatttttatgctTGGTGTCACAAATGTTTTATAAAGTATATTTCCgcactttgtttattttattgacAGTCATGTTTCGCCTGCCTtctttagattttaaatttCGGTTATGGGGTTTTTGTCATGCTCGTATAAGAACCGATGGTTGACTGTAGGGTTGCATCAttgttcaaatatttttatgctgTTAAAGTCATTAGATTTTAATTTCATTCTCAAGTCGTTGAACTTGACAACACGATGCATGCCCTGCACTTTTATATTTGAACAATTTTTTCACACTTTTCCGCATCTACATTCttgtaaatttttaaaaatatgggaCGTCACACCCTTGATGTTACGAGTGACATGTGATCACATTTGCAACCTCTGTAAATAGATGACATTCCTACAGATGGCACTAAGCTCATGTGGGCAATAAATTAACTACTTGAAATGACGGGATTCGGGTAGTCCACCAAATCAGGAGATCAAATACTTGGTCGGTATCCTGCAACAAATGTCCAACTAACAGATCCGAGATCCAATGATTGAATTCCTTGGATTTTCATCTACTTTACGAACAGACGTTAGAGATACAGGAATTAATTACCTGACAAGAATCCTCTGATATTCAAATCTACGATCACCTCTTGAAATAGTCAAAAgtgaaaatttttttgaatgctaaaattCATTTACCTTAACTGGAGAGAAATGCTAGGTCTTTATAGAAAATTGTGAGAGAgcttaaaaggaaaaaaaaaagacccTTTTAGAgctaaatattttatcaattgCCCATTTTCGTTCTCTTATTTAACATTACATTAAATTAtcttataatttaatttaatcaacTAAACTCTTAATTATCCATTAAAATACAATACTTATCAGATTTAAAATCCAATTGTGAGTTCGGTTTTTCCTTTGAAAATGAATCATCATTGACGAGAGACTGTGCAAAGCTGTCAAAATGAGTTGGGTAATCTTTCCTTTTAAATCTTCAGTTatgttttgataaatatttCAATTGTTTAAATACACATCGCAAACTTAAATcttcaaatataatatatattagcgTTTATTGTACGCGATGCATGCAtacacataatttttttttatattaattaatttttctattatttttagAACTCATCTGATGAATTAGATATTTAAAAGTTTAAGATTGATAATTATCTAATCtaaatctttcaaaaaaattatttaatctaaaaattaaaaatataaacaaaGATTTCGAGTgtcattttgaaaaataatattggTTCTAGTGACTAAAAAATTAAGTTAGGATATTTAACCATAAAGTTATGGTGAAGGACTAATTATGGGATGATTTTGGAgcacaagaaaaagaaaaaaaaaaaaaaaaaaagacatttGTTTAAATTTGTTAAAATTAAAATGGAATTCCAATTTTTGGATTCCAAAGCCAATTTTTCATACATCCAACCACTTGCACTCTTTCTTTGTTGGGCCAGTTAAATTTTGGTACGAAAGGTATAGGGACTATTCTGGTATTGTCTATTGGTTGGGCAAACAAAAAATGTCGGTCAAAAACCAACCCTAATCCCCCTCAAATAAATCTAATTATTGGAACTGCAAAACTAGAAAGCAAAAGAATCAGAAGAAGAGATGCCGGGATTGACCTGCAACGCTTGCAACAAGGAATTCCTCGACGATGCTGAGCAGAAGCTTCACTACAAATCAGAGTGGCACCGTTACAATCTTAAACGGAAGGTGCGCCACCCCGTCCATTCCTTTGAATAATCTTGTTGTAtgtgtttgattttgtttatatttatgGGATTTCTTTACGGTCTATTTTCAAtacttcaactcatatatcatgtgTTAAATGTAGCGAAAGGAGGTCTTTTTGTCTTTTATGGCTTTTGTTGATGCTGTGATTGGTTGGTGATGGTGGGTTGCTTCTTTTAAGGACCTCACATTTGAATGGATTCTCGGTGGATAGGTCACCACCATGTTTAGCTCTTCCGTATCTtttgattataaaaaaaataaaattattctgtTCCGGAGAATTTCACGTTTGACGCTATCTGTGGGAAGCTTAACTTTTTAAGGAAATATACGTGAGGTATTAGAATGAAAATTTGGAAGTTTTATATTATCTAGGAAATCTCATGATCAAAGTAAAAGTCAGTGTATTGTCTTGAATCTGGACAGGCAGCATGTAAATTCAAGGGTGCTGAAGAATATGGATTGCCTGTGTTTGGGACTCTAAGAAGAGTTCCGTGCTTGCCTATGTTATGAACAAGATATTCTAACCACTCCCAACGAGATTACTTGACCAAATACATGATTGACATGATAATAAAACTCAGCGAAAGACAATTGAAATCAAAAGCTTTGACACTCTCGATAAATATTGTCCCAGCTTCAATGAGTGTTTTGAAAGCCTTCATCCATAGGTTTAGAGTCTTGCCTTATTGCTTATTTCTTGTTTTGTGTCTTTTGACCAGACAGGCGAGTAACATACTCTCTTTTAAAAGTGCTGCTATTTATCTGTCTTTGTTTCGAAGCGGGTATTTTGAGTTCATGATTGCCCATGATTTTTTTGTTTGTAGTTTTATGTTGAATGGAGTGTGTAAGTAAGTAGCTGTAATTATGGATTTAAGTCTTCTTCCATAATTAACTGATTTTGATGTTCTTGTCATAGGTATTTCTCCAGAGCCATCCTGTATTATGCTGGTGTATGTTTCGTAAATTTTTCCTTATGATTTGCTTAAGTTCTTGGTTTCGTACAGGTTGCAGGTGTCCCAGGTGTGACCGAAACACTTTTTCTAGCTAGACAATCTGCACTTGCAGAAGAGAATAAGAAATCGGATGAAACACCTCTCCTATATAGTTGTGGACTTTGTGGAAAGGGATACAGAAGTTCTAAAGCTCACGAACAACATCTAAAATCTAAGAGTCACCTATTACGGGCTTCTGAATGGACAACTGGCAATGATGAGGTTAGTACAATTATTAAGCCACTTCCACGTATTTCAAAGGTGCTTTTGCATCATACAGTGCAAGAGGATGAGGATAGTGAAGATAGTGAGTGGGAAGAGGTTGATGATTTAGAGGAAGACTTGGCTGGTGAAGCCAGTGATTCTTTGGCCAAACTCAGGGTGAGTGAGAGTCCTGATGATGGTGATATGGatgaggatgattatgagttgaATCCAACGTCTTGTTTCATGTGTGATTTAGAGCATGATTCAGTGGAGAACTGCATGGTTCACATGCACAAGAAACATGGGTTCTTCATACCCGACACTGAGTATCTGAAAGATCCTAAAGGTCTTCTTACATACCTCAGCCTCAAGGTATTAAACGTGCTCCTAAATCAAGGGCAATTTTgttcaaatatattatttttttccaattttttttcaCTGTATTTCGCTGCTTTTTTCTTTTATGCTTCTTTATCTTGATTCCTAAACCGACAGGTTAAAAGGGATTTTATGTGCTTGTACTGCAATGAGAGATGTCATCCATTCTCAAGTATCGAAGCCGTTCGGAAGCATATGGAGGCAAAAAGCCATTGCAAAGTGCATTACGGTGATGGAAGTGAAGAGGAGGAAGCAGAGTTAGAAGTGTTTTATGATTATAGCAGCAGGTTTTTATAACACCAAACAACTTCATAGTTATGTGAATAAATTTTATGTGTAAACGTGTAACCTAACCTAGTCGGTTCTTTTTTGTTTATGCGTATAAAGTTTTGTTGATGAGGAAGGAAAGCAGCTGGTTGCAGTTGATGACATGCAGAAAGATGTTGAACTTGGTAGTGGTGGCTCTGAGTTATTTATAACCCGAAGAATTAGCGGTACAACCTTGACCAAAATGATCGGTTCGAgagaatttttaatatattaccGCCAGAAACCACGGCCAACTCCTACAAATAGAGCCATTACTGCTGCTACATTGGCATCTAGGTATGTGAAATGATTGGATAGATCCTTACTTGTCACCCTTAAAGGTAAAAATAAAAGTGGATATTCaagtgaaattatacaaatttgCCCACAGATACAGGAGCATGGGTCTGGCAACAGTGCAATCAAGAGAACACACAATCAGGATGAAAGTAATGAAAGCAATGAATCGGTCTGGTGTTGAGACCATGCGCTCTAAGATTGGTATGAAGAGTAATGTTATACGCAACCTCCCCAACAATGTCCCGTATTAGTTCTTGTTGTATCTCTCATAATATTCTTCTTTCGATCATTTCACTGCTGAATGCGGACTTTAAGACTAGAAGTTTAATTGTGAGGTGATAATGTGTGATCTActttattttgattattattattattaaatttttttttaatgaaatagCATAAGAACAATCGTATTTGTGCTCTCCATAAGTTTAAGTAGACTGTCAATTGGAATCAATAAGTAGTTAGCCCATTGATGTCCTCACTCATCCTTCTGCACCACCAGTGTTTTTCACTTGCCGTGGCTGTGGTTGTGTGATTATTTTTTACCATGcaaacattatttttttattctttagcaaaatatttgaataaaaattccaccaaatattataatattttaatgtacacttaataataaaatttcaccGCATGTCAATTATGTTTCATGggtttaaatacttaaattacAGTTTGATTGTCTAAATTATTAATTCTTAACATAAGAAATAACTGTttataaaattcaaatattttataaaataaatattgtaagATGAAAAGttatgatatcaattttaaaaaggTCAAGtgtcataaaataaattatcctACAATAAAAGGTTTGTGATGTTTGCGGCTTGCGCTATGGAAAAAATTTAAATGGTTCGGGTAGATCGAGTGGGTTTGAATTGATGGTGTGATTCTTAATTCAGGTCAACTCAAACCCTATTCAGGTAAGAGTTCAACCCAAATCAACCCAAAGTTTTAAGGTCCAAACCAATTTGATCCTAACTCTAAAACCCCACATCTTAACCCGATACTTGTGTAAACTCGAGTTGAATGGATGTGCCGGGTTAATTTCTTCCGACCTACTTTTACCTCTTTTAGGTCTTATAATATCCTAGAAGGATGTGGAACAAGTCTCAATTAATACAAAGTATGAACGATCATGGAGTCTTTCCGAATGTAATTGAACAATAAAATATCAATACTTGAAGCATATATCTAATGATATGTTTGAATGTAAGGATTTGAAGCTATATATTTCACATtcattgtttgaatttttgaggcttactgaattaaaattaagCAAAAGAAACTCGAGACGAAAAGACCAAAGGACTAACAATGGTCCGAAAGAACGAGGGACAAGCTGTGGTGCCCAAAAAAGGGCGTCCCAGCACACCACAAATCTGCCTGGATTTCCAGGCAGCAAGGGGCGCGTTGGAGCACGCAAAAACACGCGCTCCATCCCACCCTTGTGCGCTAAACCGTGCAGAGTTGTGCGCTCCAGGGCACAAGGTTTTGCCAGGAACGTCCAAGCAGCGCGCTGGGACGCACAAAATGATGCGCTCCAGCATCGATGGTGATGTTTCGAATAGGTGTCGAGTCTTCTGATGTTTTGGACGATCCTTTGGTGTTTCATGAGGGTTCTAGTCGGTTTTTTTTGGACCAATAGACACCTCTCATCATGGAACAATACGTCCTTGCATACAAACAACTTTAAATATCAgattaaatttcattttttaaaaacaattcaGTTTTCATCAGAAAGACCATCTGCATTCATATTCTTCTGCTTTTTTGAAAAGAGAGTTCATATAATTTCTGGTTATTGAACTTGTGATTTATCGTGTTTTTATCACAAGTTGTTGTTGTATCTTGGGAGAAGTTTGCCAAATTTTGTCAACACCAAGAGCAGGGCAAAAACTTCTTAAGGATATCTTGTTCAACACGAGCCTCAACGGTTTCCAATTTGCTTCTAGTTTTTGTCATCTTCTAATCATTCCCAACACCACACGTACATCCTCACAAGCTTAAGAAGTTTTTTGATGCTTGAATATGGCTACTACATCAATAACCAATGTTTTTGCGACGCATGGGGAGAAACTGAAAAATTTCAGTGGCAGAGACTTCAAACGTTGACAGCAGAAAATGTTTTTCTATCTCACAACCTTGAGTATGGCAAGGTTCCTTAAGGAAGATCCTCCAAGAATTTCTGAAGACGAGGTTGATCCTCGTAGGAGGGCAGTGATTGATGCATGAAATCAAAATGAATTTCAATGCAAAAACTATATACTCAATGGACTTGACAATGCATTGTACAATGTGTATTTTCAAGTCAAAAACCGCAAAGGAACTTTGGGAGATGCTTGAAAAGAAATACAAAGCGGAGGATGCTGGTCTTAAAAATTTTATCGTAGGACGCTTTCTGGATTTCAAGATGGTAGACTCCAAATCCGTGATGAGTCAACTGCAGGAAATTCAATTACTACTGCACGAAATTCATGCGGAGGGGATAAGTCTAAGAGAATTCTTCCAAGTTACTGCGCTAATTGAGAAACTCCCCCCATTTTGGAAGTACTTCAAGAAATATCATAAGAACAAGATAATGGATATGGGTATGGAGGATCtaattgtgagattaagtataGAAGGGGACAATCGAAATACTGAGAAAAACAACAAGAAGTTGGCAGCAAAGGTGAATATCGTGGAATCAAGTGACAATAGGGGAAAGAAGAGGAAGCATGACTGGAAAATAaaaacatcaatcaaatcaaaataagaAGTTTCAAGTAAGTTTCTACAATTACGGAAAACCAAACCATAAAGCAAAGGATTGCAGGCATCCAAAGATAGGAAAACAGTAAGCCCATGTTGTTCATGAAATGTAAGTACCATTTGATATATCTGATTTGGATTTAACTGCAGTTGTATTTGAAACAAATTTTGTGGACAACCCAAATGATTGGTGGGTTGATACGGTGCAACCCGCCACATATTCttctgttacgccttaaacgcatataaatatCGTGTTGTGAGATtcatgtttttaatgcattaacaagtctcaaatattatgttttgatgattacaaaactaggttaattgttactcatattttaaagtgagaaatttgcagatattaatatttatcgttaaataaaaatattggaaGCAAGTACCGATAgccaaaaattgaagaaaatattCGAAGTGTTCGAATTGCAGATTTCAGAGGGTCCGAAGACGCGTTCGAAAGGTCCGAAGTATTTCCATCAATTTTAAATTGTTTGGATACTAGTTCGGATGCTGCGAAGTccagagttcggacgatccgataggagatcggatggtccgaactatATAATCAATATTTTAATCTTTGAAACCAATTTGGAGGGCACAAAGCatatgttcggacgatccgaagaccCGATCGGACAATCCGATCTCTTTAAGGCGATGACAGAATTTGTTCGGAGAATTTTGCTTGAcaatgaatttaatgcagctgattggacgatccgatcttcagttcggacgatccaaagagtGCCACAGTCGCatatatttgaatttgaatcagtacagttcggaggctccgaagcccTAATCGGACAACCGATCTCACCCGATTTAGCACTCTAAATAGAGCCATTCAGAGGCCATTTGGAGACacaactcacatttcgacatcCATTCAAGTATCATTTGAGCGattcttcaagaattttaatcCTATTTCAAGTCCCTCAAAATATATGTGtatatcgagttgtataagTGCTTGAAAATTGTAGTTGTGTATACTTGAGTGTAAAGCCGAGTTTATCGAGTTGttgtgaggctatccttggagccctcaaGGCCAAGAGACGCAATGAGCGTGTTGTAATTGTATCAGCtaacttggagccatcaaggccaagacgaaGTGCTAATgatactgtagtgacccgtatccagaattaatggttaatgagtaattaatcatgtattcGTGTTctgattaagtaaaacatgattaagaaaatttcaaatggattaatggagtccagaaatggattcaggacactcggaaatggtgggtaaggttcgAAGGGTTCGGACtctccgaacctgagttcggaggatccgaacatggacggagccaggcttcggaggctctgaaggctttggacgatccgaagatcgttcggacgatccgaagagtagcccagccagctgtcctaaaatattatatcatcGGTGATGTCATAAGGGTgacttcggatgatccgaagaggCAGTTCGGACCATCTGAACAGTGTTCGGGACATgtgcatggttgcatgcgattggattgacacgtggcggagatcggacgatcggacggcccgaagcagttcggacgCTTCGAAGGCGTGAACGGACGACCCGAACCCTCACTTATATATAGAGAGCCGAGGAGCTCATTTGAGACTTGCACCaacttcctctccttcgcccacgtggctctattttagggcatTGGGTActattattttagagttggagtagggaaaatattctagcatagtcagacagtgtctgacatagtagcggagcagtgcttgtgtagtggagccgtgctcgaggctgtggagctgcagcaggggtgtgaccctagttgcaggatagtcgtcatcagtgggctgacgacggacgcaggtatagctatggtctccttaaattatttaggagtatgcaatagcttagttaaggcttttagagcttaaataatgatgcatggatatttgcattgtagagttgttgataggcttggaacctagagtgggactgctaggactacctgtaataaggtac
Proteins encoded:
- the LOC140882546 gene encoding cytoplasmic 60S subunit biogenesis factor REI1 homolog 1, coding for MPGLTCNACNKEFLDDAEQKLHYKSEWHRYNLKRKVAGVPGVTETLFLARQSALAEENKKSDETPLLYSCGLCGKGYRSSKAHEQHLKSKSHLLRASEWTTGNDEVSTIIKPLPRISKVLLHHTVQEDEDSEDSEWEEVDDLEEDLAGEASDSLAKLRVSESPDDGDMDEDDYELNPTSCFMCDLEHDSVENCMVHMHKKHGFFIPDTEYLKDPKGLLTYLSLKVKRDFMCLYCNERCHPFSSIEAVRKHMEAKSHCKVHYGDGSEEEEAELEVFYDYSSSFVDEEGKQLVAVDDMQKDVELGSGGSELFITRRISGTTLTKMIGSREFLIYYRQKPRPTPTNRAITAATLASRYRSMGLATVQSREHTIRMKVMKAMNRSGVETMRSKIGMKSNVIRNLPNNVPY